Genomic segment of Verrucomicrobiota bacterium:
ACAGGCAGATCGTCGCCGCCTCGATCAGGAACTGCAGCAGGATCGTCCGCCGCTTCGCGCCGATGGCCTTGCGGATGCCGATCTCGCGCGTGCGCTCGGCCACGGACACGAACATGATGTTCATGATGCCGATGCCGCCGACCGCGAGCGACAGCCCCGTGATGAACAGCCCCACGCCCGCGATCACGGTGCTCACGCGCTTGGACATCTTCACAAAGGCCTCCTGCGCGTTGATGGAGAAGTCGTCGTCCTTGCCCGGGTCAATCCGCCGCACCCGGCGCATCACGCCGCGGAGTTCCTCGCGCGCCTCGTCGAGCTGCTTCATGTCGCGGACCTTCAAGCGGATCGTCACGCCCGGGCGCATCTGGTGATCGGTGACGAAGCGCGTGATCGGCACGTGCACCTGGTTGTCGAGGCTCTCCATGCCCATGAACTTGCCGCGCTTCTCGATCACGCCGATCACCTCGTAACTCGTCTCATCCACGCGCACCTTCTTGCCGAGCGGCGTGTCGTAACGGAAGAAGCTCGTCGCCAGATCCGCGCCCATCACGCACACGGGCCGCGCGCCCCCGACCTCCGCCGTGGTGAACCACCGGCCCTCGCGCATCGTCATGCCGGCGATGATCGCGCCGTCCTCGTTGTTGCCGATGATGGTGATGCCCGTCGCGGTGCGGTCCTGAAACTTCACGTTCTTGCGCCAGCCGGCCTCGATGCTGACGGCGTCGGAGAACTGCTGCTGGGCGCGCAGCGCGCGGCCATCCTGCAGCAACAGGTCGCGGCGGTTGCGGACCTTCCACCACGGCTCCTCGCCGAACCACGGGTATTTGGACACGAACAGCACGTCCGCGCCGATCGCGGAGATGCTCCGCAGGAAGGCCGCGTTCAAGCCCTCGATGGCCGTGCCCATGAGCGTGACGGTGACGATGCCGATGACGATGCCGAGCGTGGTGAGTCCCGCGCGCAGCTTGTTCGCGCGCAGCGCCTCGAGGGCGATGAGCAGGCCCTCCCTCAATTCGGTGAAAAGGTTCACGCCAGCGCCTCCTCCTTCGCCAGCCGGTCGTCGCTCGCGATGAGGCCGTCCAGGATGCGGATGACCCGGCGCGAGTGGCGGGCGACGGCTTCCTCGTGCGTGACGACGATGATGGTGTGGCCCTTGCGCGCGAGCTCGTCAAAGAGCGCGAGGATTTCAACGCCGGTCTTGGAGTCGAGGTTGCCCGTCGGTTCGTCGGCGAGGAGGATCGAGGGATTGTTCACCAGCGCCCGCGCCACGGCGACACGCTGCCGCTGGCCGCCGGAGAGTTCGTTCGGCTTGTGGGTGACGCGGTCAGCAAGGCCGACGGACGCGAGCGCAGCCAGCGCCTTCTCGCGGCGTTCGTCCGAGCCGACGCCGGCATAGACCATCGGCAGCTCGACGTTGCGGAGCGCGGTGGACCGGGCGAGGAGGTTGAAGGTCTGGAAGATGAACCCAATCTCGCGGTTGCGGACCTCGGCGAGGTCGTTGTCCTCCATGCGGCTCACGTCGGTGCCGTTGAGTTCGTAGGAGCCGCTCGTGGGCGTGTCGAGGCAGCCGATGAGGTTCATGAGCGTGGACTTGCCGGAGCCGCTCGGTCCCATGATGGCGACGTATTCGCCGCGCTCGATGTCCAGCGAGACATCTCGGAGCGCATGCACAGTCTCCGCCGCCATCTGGTATCGGCGCGAGATGTTGCGGATGCGGATGAGGCTCACGTGGGAAATGCGGATTGGACCAAGCCCCGGTTCGCCGGTTGCGTCACTTCTTCTCCGCCGGCTTCTTCTTCTCGTTGTCCACCTTGACCAGCTTGCCGTCCTCGAGCTCGCGGTTGATGGCTTTGTAGCTGCCGGTGACGACTTCCATCCCCTCCTGCAGGCCGTCGCGAATCTCGGTGTGGTTGTCGTCGCTGATGCCGCGGGAGACTTTGACCATCCGGACCTTGTCGCCTTCGATGATGAACACGACCTCGGCGGGTTTGTTCACGGCCTCTTTCTTCGGCTTGTCCTTCTTGGCCACGCCGTCGTCGCCCGCGTCGCCGTTCGCGGCGGATGGGTCGTTCTTCGGCACGCGGGTCGTCACGCTTTGGATGGGCACGGAGAGCACGTTCGTGCGGTAGCGCGTCTCGACTTCGGCCGTGACGGACATGCCGGGGCGGAAGAGTTCCCTTTCCTTCACGCGGATGCGGACCTCGAACTTGGTCGCCTCCTGTTGCGTGCCCTGGCCGCTGGTCTTGGCGGTGTTCGCGATTTCGGTCACGGCGCCGGTGAACTTCTTGTCGCGGTAGGAATCCACCTCCAGACGTGCCGTCTGGCCGGCGCAAATGAGCACGACGTCCACCTCGCCGAGGTCCACGCGCGCCTCCATCTCGCTGAGGTCGGCGATGGTCATCACATCGGTGCCGGCCATCGTGGCGGTGCCGACGACGCGTTCGCCGAGCTGCGAATTGAGGCGCGTGATCGTGCCGTCGAGCGGCGAGACGATCGTGGTCTTGCGGAAGTCCTCCTCGGCGCGCGCCAGCGCCGCCGCGGCGACCTCGGCCTGGTGCTGCGACGCGGTGACCTGCGCCCTGGCGACCTCGAACGCCGTGCGCGCCTCGACGAACTGGGTGTCGCTGATGAGCTTCTCATCAAAGAGCTGCCGGGCGCGCTTGAACTCAATGTCGGCCTTCGCGCGGTTCGCCTCGGCGAGCGTCTGGTTCGCGATCGACGCCTTGTGGTTTGCGGTCGCGGAGTCGCGGCTCGCTGCGTAGAAGTCCGGCTTGATCTTGAGCAGCAGGTCGCCCTTCGTCACGGTCTGCCCCTCCTTCACCGGCAGGTCCACGATTTCGCCGCTGACCTCCGGGCTGATCTTCACCATGACGACCGGCTGGATTTTTCCGTTGGCGACGACGAGTTCGGTGAGCGATCGGGACGTGACTTTCTCCGTCTGCACGATGATCGGCACCTCGCGCTTGCGGAAGTAACTCCACGCGCCGAGGCTGCCGAGCGCGAGGAGCAGCAGGGTGAAGACGACGACTTTGCGGCGGGTTTTGGACTTGGGGGCAGCCATCAGGTTCGGTTAAGCACACCGCGAAGGGCGGAAGGTTTCAGTGTGCGCGCGCCCCCAGATACGCGACGGCAGCCATCCCGGCGGCGAAGACGAGCCAGATGGCATAAAGCCACGCCGCGGCGCGCCACCACGGCTTGCCGCACACGCGCGCAAGCCCGGCCGACAACACCGCCACATACCAGATCATCGAGAGGTCGAGGATGCCGAGCAACGCGTGTGTGTGATTGCCGGGGTCGAAGTCCTCCACGAGCGCGGCAGGCGAGACGCCCAGTTCCATCCGGCCCGTGGCCATCACCACGAACATCTTTGCCACCGTCCCCACCAGCGCGATCATCGCGGCCAGGCCGCTGACTTCCGCCATCTTCATGAACTCCACCTCCGCGTTCAACGCGTAGCGGCCGAGCAGCATCAGGATCAACGCCACGAAGAACACCCCGCCCACGGTCGCGATGAGCGAACCCACGGAGCCGAACGCGGCCATGATCGTCGGCGACATCCACTTCCTTGCGGCCTCGACGATGTCGTCGGCCTTGTCCGCCGGGACCTTGCCGGCCTTCACTTGATCGCGGATCGCCTGCTCCTGCGTCTGATGGAAGTTGCGCATCACGTTCTCCTGCGAGAAGACGACGAAGCAGAACACCACCGACATGATCGCCGTGAGGATGAGCGGGAGCACCCAGTTGCCGTTGTCGCGCGGCGAGCGCGCGACCTCCTCGAAGACGTCTCCCGGTGTCGCGTAGACATTCACCAGCCGCGCCGCCAGCGAACTTGGCGCGGGCGGCGGCGCAGGCGGTTGCGGACTTTCGGGTGCGGACTCGCTCATGACGACCAGGTTTTGCGCCGCATCAGACATTAGAATCACTCCGACTGCAACCCCGGCGCGCACAGAAATGTCCGTTGCCTCACCGGTTGCCACAGCAGGCAAGCGCTTGCATCCGGCCGGGTGATGGCGAGAATCGGGGCGTGGACTGCCGCGAGAAATTCCTGTCCATCGAATCGCTTGCCGGGTGGCGCGCGGCGTTCCGCGCGTCCGGCCGAAGGCTCGTCGTCACCAACGGCTGCTTTGACATCCTCCACGCGGGCCACGCGGTGTATCTCGAATCGGCGCGCAACCTCGGCGATGCGTTGCTGGTCGGGGTGAATGCCGATGCGTCAATCCGCCAGCTCAAGGGCCCGGAACGCCCGCTCAACGGCGAGTCGGACCGCGCGCTCGTGCTGGCTTCGCTCGCGTGCGTGGATGCGGTGTGCGTCTTCGGCGAGGTGACGGCCGCGCGATTCCTTTCGCTGGCGCAGCCGGACATTTATGCGAAGGGCGGCGACAACACGCTGGACTCCATCAACCAGGAAGAACGCCGGCTCGTGGAATCGCTCGGGGGCCGTGTGGAGATCGTGCCCGGTTTGCCCGGGCGATCCACCACGGGACTCGTGGACAGGATCAAGGCCGCCTGACCGCGATCATGGCCGCATCGCACCGCGGATCGCCGCGATGAATTCCGCGTAGGACTCGACCGCACGGAACTTCGGGAACTCGCGCTTCACGTTCCCGGGCGCGTGAAACAGGATGCCGGTGTCCGCCTCGCCCAGCATCGCCGTGTCGTTGTAGGAATCCCCGCCCGCGATGACGCGGTAATTCATCGCCTTGAACGCCGCGACGGCGCAGCGCTTCTGGTCGCGCAGCCGCAGTGCGTAATCCACGATGCGGTCGTTCTCCACGACGAGCCGGTGACAGAGCAACGCGGGCCAGCCGAGCTGTTTGAGAAGCGGTTGCGCGAACTGCTCGAAGGTGTCGGACAGGATGATGACCTGCACGAACGAGCGCAGCTCGTCGAGGAATTCACGGCCGCCCTCGAGCGGGCGCAACGTGCCGATCACCGCCTGGATGTCGGAGAGCTTGATGCCGTGCCGGTCAAGGATGCCGATGCGCTGGCGCATCAGCTTGTCGTAGTCCGGTTCGTCGCGCGTCGTGCGGCGGAGCTCGGCGATGCCGGTCTTCTCCGCGACGGCGATCCAGATTTCGGGCGTGAGCACGCCTTCCATGTCAAGGGTTACGAGGGTCTGCTGGCGATCCTGCACGGCGCGTGAGGGTGCGGAAGGGGCGCGTGGTTGTCGAGCGTGGGGTGAAGGGCGAGGCGCGCCCGGGGAAGCGGCGAGGCCGCACGGTTGCGCGCCTCCCCAAAACACCCGAGATGAAGGCTCTTGGCACTCGGTTGGGACCCGCGCATATTCGCGCGGATGCAGCCTTTCAGGAAAATGGCACTGCTCGGCGTCGGCCTGCTGGGCGGCTCGATCGGCCTCGCCGCCCGCAAGAACAAGCTCGCCGGGCGGGTCGAGGGCTTGGTGCGGCGCGAGGCGTCCATCGCCGAGTGCGAGCGCGGCGGCGTGGTGGACCGCGCCTCGCTTGATCTGGCTTCGGTCGTTTCCGGCGCGGACCTTGTCGTGCTCGGCACGCCGGTCGCGCAGATGCGCGCGCTGGCGGAGCGGTTCGCGCCGTCGCTGGGCAGGGGCGCGCTCGTCACCGATGTCGGCAGCGTGAAGGGTTGTGTGGTGCGGGATTTGGAGCCGGTCGTCGCGGCCGCGGGCGCGCACTTCGTGGGAAGCCACCCGATGGCCGGCGCCGAGCGCATGGGCGTGGGCGCGGCAAAGCCGGACCTGTTCGAGGGCGCGGTGTGCGTGACCACGCCGACGAAGCGGACGAAGGCGGACGCGTTGCGCCGGGTCGAGGAGTTCTGGAAGGCGCTCGGTTCGCGCGTGCTCCGGCTCGCGCCCGAGGCGCACGACGACCTCGTCGGCCGCGGCAGTCATCTGCCGCACGTGGTCGCGGCGGAGTTGTCCAACTACATCCTCAGCCCGGCGCATCCGGCGGAGCAGGCGATGGTGTGCGCGAACGGCTTCCGCGACACGACACGCATCGCGAGCGGGTCGCCGGAGATGTGGCGCGACATCGCGATGGCGAACCGCGAGAAGCTGGCGCGCATCCTCGGCGTGTTCATCGAGGACCTCGACGAATTCCGCCGCGCGCTTGAAGCCGGGGACGCGGCGGCCGTGGAGGAGTATTTTGTAAAGGCGAAGCAGCGGCGTGATGCATGGGTGGGGGGCGGCAAGTCGCCCGAGTGATCCCCGCGATTTCCTATGCGCACGGCGACGCTCGCCCTTCTCTTCAGCGCGGCACTGGCGCTGGTGCTCGGCTACGTGCTGGCGACGCCGTTCGACATGCGGTCGCTGGTGATCGTGGGCGGCGCGCTGGCGGTGTTGTCGGTGCCGGTGCTGCTGCGCTGGCACTATTGGCTGCTGTTGCTGAGCTGGAACGCCTCGATGCTGGTGTTCTTCCTGCCGGGGCGGCCGCAGGTGTGGATGTTTCTCTCGTTCGTGAGCCTAGGGCTGAGCGTGCTGGCGTGGCTGTTGCGCGACAACCTCGGGCACGCGGGCCGGGGCGTCGCGCGGCTCCAGCATGTGCCGGCGGTGACGTGGACGCTGCTGCTGTTGCTCGTCGTGGTCGCGGTGACGGCCGTGGCGCGCGGCGGCGTGGGCATCCGCTCGCTCGGCAGCCAGAGTTACGGCGGCCGGCATTACATTTTCATCGTGGCGTCGGTGGCAGGCTACTTCGCGATCAGTTGCCGCCGCATCGCGCCGCCGCACGCGAAGCTCGCCGTGCTGCTGTTCTTCATCGGCGCGCTGTCGCAGCCGATCAGCAACTTGATTTATCTCGCCGGGCCGAATTTCTACTGGCTGTTCACGATGTTCCCGGTGGAGTTCGCGGTGCTGCAAGCCACCACCGAAAGCGCGGTCTCGCGCTTTAACTCGATCACGTTCGCGATGACGGGCATCTACTCGTGGATGCTCGCGCGCTACGGCGTGGCGGGGTTGTTCGACTGGCGCCGGCCGTGGCGGCTGCTGTGCTGGCTGGGCGTGGTGGTGGTGAGCCTGCTGGGCGGGTTCAGGTCGGCGGTGGTTTTCGCCGGGCTCGTCTTTGCGATGCAGTTCATGGTCGAGGGGTTGTGGCGGACGCGGCTGTTGCCGCTGATCGTGCTTGGAGCGGCGGTGGCCGTGGCGACGATCATCCCGCTGGCACCGAAGCTGCCGTTCTCCGTGCAACGGGCGTTGAGCTTCCTGCCGATCGAGGTGAGCCCGCTGGCGAAGGCCGATGCGGCGGCCTCGACCGACTGGCGCATGCGCATGTGGCATGTCGTCTGGGCGCAGGTGCCTCAATACCTCTGGCTCGGCAAGGGCTACTCGATCAACCCCACGGACCTGCACCTGGTCGGCGAGGCGCAGTTGCGCGGGCTGGCGGCGGACATCGACCAGGCGGTGATCGCGGGCGATTATCACAGCGGGCCGCTGTCGGTGCTCGTGCCGTTCGGAATCCCGGGCGCGACGGCGTTTCTTCTGTTCTGCATCGCCTCGTTGCGGTTGCTGCACCGGAACTTCAAGCGGACCTCTCCGGAGCTTCGCACGGTGAACGCCTTCCTCTACTCGTGCTTCGCGGCGAAGTTTGTTTTTTTCTGGGCCGCGTTCGGCGCGCTCGCCAGCGACCTCGCTCAGTTCGCCGGCTTCGTCGCCCTCAGCGTGGCGCTTAACGGCACGGGTGAGGACGCCCCGGCGCGCGCGCCCGCGAAGGAACCCCGCCCTGACGTGGCGCAGCCAGCGGGCGCTGCGGCGCCGGCTTGAGCGGTCAGTCCTTGGTGAGGGGCAACGGCCGCGCGTCCTCGGCATTCTTGAACGGCACGCTCGCCTTGAACCGCCACGCGCCCTTGGGCTCGATCACGTTTGCCGAGTCCTGTGCGACGCCGAGCTTGTTGTTTCCCTGGTCGAAAAGCTCGAACTGCAGCTTCACGTTGAAGGCCTGCGCCGCGGCCCGGTTCGTCACCGTGCCGACGAGGAAGATCAGCCCCGTGTCGGCCTGCGGCTGGAAACGGAAATCCAGAATCTCAAGCTCGGCCGTGCCGCCACCCCCGCCCTTGTCGCGAAGTTTCGGCAGGATGAAAACCGCGGCGACGCCGAGGAGGATGAGCACCCCGACGGAAACCGCCACGGGGATGAGCCACTTCGGCCGCGGTTTGCGGCCGGTGTCCGCGGGCGCTGCTTTCGCCCGTGGAATGGGCGGCGGCGGCGGCGGGTTGGCCATCGGGCCGGGGACCGGGTCCACGAGTATCGCGCTTTTGGCGGGATTGGGCGCGGCGGGCGCGGCGGCGGCGGGCTTCGTGGCGCCGGGCATCACGGGCTTGGCGGCGGGCGTGACGGGTTTCGCACCGGGGACGACGGGTTTGGGCGGCCCGGAAGGCACCGGCGGGCGCGCGGCGGATGCAGCGGCTTGGACGGCGGCCATCGGTTCGACCGGGGTCTTCTGCGCAATGGAACTCGCCGGCGCCACTGCGGCCGGTGCCGCGGCTGCGGGGGCGGTCATCGGACGCGACTGGCTTCCGGGCGCCGCGAGCACCGTGTTCTGCTTGCAGTGCGGGCAAGGGACTTCGCTGCCGATGAGCCGGGCGTGATACTCGATCTTGTCCCAGCAGACGTTGCAGAAGCACTTGTAGAAGAGGCTGCCATCCGCCTGCTTGCCGGGGATGAGCGGCGTCATCGCCCGGCAATGAGGGCAGGGAACCTTGTTGTTTGCGTGGGATTCGGGGAAGGCGATGTGTTCACCGCACTTCACACACGCGCCCTTGAGGGTGGCCTCACTCATGGCGGCATCCGGGGCGAACTGTCCGCAAAGTGGGTCGCATGGTTGGCGGCAGAGGATACACGCGGTCGAAAGCCGGGGAAGGAAAAATGCGGACGCCGCACGCAAACGACGGGCTTTGCCCGGCGGATCGAGCGCGCGCCCCGTGTCGAGCACTGGCCGGGGCGCTTCCTCGGACTGGGACGCGATTGCGCCTGCCGGCGGGCCGTTGCTTCGCGTCCCGCTGCTTACTTCGCTGCCGCGTCGAGGGCGTCGTGCATGATGCCGGGCGTGAGAAACGCGGGCAGCACGAGCGGCGGCTTGGAGGCGTCCTTCGGATACACGAGCACGAGGGGCACGCCGGCGCGGCCGAACTGCTTCAACTCGGCGATGATGGCCGGGTCTTCGTCGGTGTTGTCGCCGATGAGTGTGACGGCGTTGAGATCCTTGAGCCTCTTGCGGGTGGATGGAATCTCGATGGACGTGCGGAGATTGGCCTTGCAGGTCAGGCACCAGTCCGCGGTGAAGTCCACGAGGATGACGCGGCCCTCGCCGCGGGCCTTGGCCACGGCGTCGGCGCTCCACTTGCCCCACACCAGCTTGTCGGGGTCACTGGTGGTCGATGTGACGGCTTCCGTCCCGCCGCCGGCCTTCTTCACGGGATTCCTCCAGTGCAGTTCGTCCTCGAGCGCCTTGGCGTAGCCGCCGCCGAGGAGCAGGACGCAGAGGCCCGCCGCGAGTCCGCGGCGCCGGGTGCCGCGCTGGACAAACTCGCCGAAGATCCACGCGGCCATTGCCACGATGACAAGGAACAGCCCGAGCCAGAGCGTGCCGTCGGAGCCAAAGCGCTTGGCGGTGAAGCTGAACAGCCACAGCGCGGTCGCGAGCATCGGGAAGCCCATGGCGATCTTGAATTTCTCCATCCACGCGCCGGGGCGCGGGAGCAGCTTCACCCACGCGGGCTTCCAGCTCAGCATCGCGTAAGGGAAGGCCAGCCCGAGCCCGGTGGTCGCGAAAAACAGGATCACTTCCTGCGTGGTGCGTTCCTTCGCAAAGGCGAATCCGAGCGCGGGCGCGAGGAACGGCGCGGTGCAGGGCGTCGCGAGCACGACGGCGAGGATGCCGTTGAAGAACGCGCCGGAGGCGCCTTCCTTGTGCGCGAGCTGGCCGGCCGCGCCGACCGCGCCGCTCGCGGTCACTTCGAAGAGGCCGAAGAGGTTCAGCGCCACGAGGGTCATCAGCACGGTCAGCACGAGCGTGAATTGCGGGTTCTGCATCTGCATGCCCCAGCTCGCGTCCTTGCCCGCGCCGCGGACGGCCAGCACCATCGCAGCCATCACGAGGAACGACGCGACGACGCCCGTCGAATAGATGAGTCCGAGATGGAAAACGCGCCGCGGGTCCTCC
This window contains:
- a CDS encoding ABC transporter ATP-binding protein, translated to MAAETVHALRDVSLDIERGEYVAIMGPSGSGKSTLMNLIGCLDTPTSGSYELNGTDVSRMEDNDLAEVRNREIGFIFQTFNLLARSTALRNVELPMVYAGVGSDERREKALAALASVGLADRVTHKPNELSGGQRQRVAVARALVNNPSILLADEPTGNLDSKTGVEILALFDELARKGHTIIVVTHEEAVARHSRRVIRILDGLIASDDRLAKEEALA
- a CDS encoding FtsX-like permease family protein, which gives rise to MNLFTELREGLLIALEALRANKLRAGLTTLGIVIGIVTVTLMGTAIEGLNAAFLRSISAIGADVLFVSKYPWFGEEPWWKVRNRRDLLLQDGRALRAQQQFSDAVSIEAGWRKNVKFQDRTATGITIIGNNEDGAIIAGMTMREGRWFTTAEVGGARPVCVMGADLATSFFRYDTPLGKKVRVDETSYEVIGVIEKRGKFMGMESLDNQVHVPITRFVTDHQMRPGVTIRLKVRDMKQLDEAREELRGVMRRVRRIDPGKDDDFSINAQEAFVKMSKRVSTVIAGVGLFITGLSLAVGGIGIMNIMFVSVAERTREIGIRKAIGAKRRTILLQFLIEAATICLFGGLLGLGIAWPVSLMINQFLPTSMSLPIVGLALGVSVLTGVVAGFLPAWRAARMNPVDALRAE
- a CDS encoding O-antigen ligase family protein, coding for MRTATLALLFSAALALVLGYVLATPFDMRSLVIVGGALAVLSVPVLLRWHYWLLLLSWNASMLVFFLPGRPQVWMFLSFVSLGLSVLAWLLRDNLGHAGRGVARLQHVPAVTWTLLLLLVVVAVTAVARGGVGIRSLGSQSYGGRHYIFIVASVAGYFAISCRRIAPPHAKLAVLLFFIGALSQPISNLIYLAGPNFYWLFTMFPVEFAVLQATTESAVSRFNSITFAMTGIYSWMLARYGVAGLFDWRRPWRLLCWLGVVVVSLLGGFRSAVVFAGLVFAMQFMVEGLWRTRLLPLIVLGAAVAVATIIPLAPKLPFSVQRALSFLPIEVSPLAKADAAASTDWRMRMWHVVWAQVPQYLWLGKGYSINPTDLHLVGEAQLRGLAADIDQAVIAGDYHSGPLSVLVPFGIPGATAFLLFCIASLRLLHRNFKRTSPELRTVNAFLYSCFAAKFVFFWAAFGALASDLAQFAGFVALSVALNGTGEDAPARAPAKEPRPDVAQPAGAAAPA
- the thrH gene encoding bifunctional phosphoserine phosphatase/homoserine phosphotransferase ThrH: MEGVLTPEIWIAVAEKTGIAELRRTTRDEPDYDKLMRQRIGILDRHGIKLSDIQAVIGTLRPLEGGREFLDELRSFVQVIILSDTFEQFAQPLLKQLGWPALLCHRLVVENDRIVDYALRLRDQKRCAVAAFKAMNYRVIAGGDSYNDTAMLGEADTGILFHAPGNVKREFPKFRAVESYAEFIAAIRGAMRP
- a CDS encoding YIP1 family protein; translated protein: MILMSDAAQNLVVMSESAPESPQPPAPPPAPSSLAARLVNVYATPGDVFEEVARSPRDNGNWVLPLILTAIMSVVFCFVVFSQENVMRNFHQTQEQAIRDQVKAGKVPADKADDIVEAARKWMSPTIMAAFGSVGSLIATVGGVFFVALILMLLGRYALNAEVEFMKMAEVSGLAAMIALVGTVAKMFVVMATGRMELGVSPAALVEDFDPGNHTHALLGILDLSMIWYVAVLSAGLARVCGKPWWRAAAWLYAIWLVFAAGMAAVAYLGARAH
- a CDS encoding prephenate dehydrogenase/arogenate dehydrogenase family protein; its protein translation is MQPFRKMALLGVGLLGGSIGLAARKNKLAGRVEGLVRREASIAECERGGVVDRASLDLASVVSGADLVVLGTPVAQMRALAERFAPSLGRGALVTDVGSVKGCVVRDLEPVVAAAGAHFVGSHPMAGAERMGVGAAKPDLFEGAVCVTTPTKRTKADALRRVEEFWKALGSRVLRLAPEAHDDLVGRGSHLPHVVAAELSNYILSPAHPAEQAMVCANGFRDTTRIASGSPEMWRDIAMANREKLARILGVFIEDLDEFRRALEAGDAAAVEEYFVKAKQRRDAWVGGGKSPE
- a CDS encoding efflux RND transporter periplasmic adaptor subunit; amino-acid sequence: MAAPKSKTRRKVVVFTLLLLALGSLGAWSYFRKREVPIIVQTEKVTSRSLTELVVANGKIQPVVMVKISPEVSGEIVDLPVKEGQTVTKGDLLLKIKPDFYAASRDSATANHKASIANQTLAEANRAKADIEFKRARQLFDEKLISDTQFVEARTAFEVARAQVTASQHQAEVAAAALARAEEDFRKTTIVSPLDGTITRLNSQLGERVVGTATMAGTDVMTIADLSEMEARVDLGEVDVVLICAGQTARLEVDSYRDKKFTGAVTEIANTAKTSGQGTQQEATKFEVRIRVKERELFRPGMSVTAEVETRYRTNVLSVPIQSVTTRVPKNDPSAANGDAGDDGVAKKDKPKKEAVNKPAEVVFIIEGDKVRMVKVSRGISDDNHTEIRDGLQEGMEVVTGSYKAINRELEDGKLVKVDNEKKKPAEKK
- a CDS encoding adenylyltransferase/cytidyltransferase family protein → MSIESLAGWRAAFRASGRRLVVTNGCFDILHAGHAVYLESARNLGDALLVGVNADASIRQLKGPERPLNGESDRALVLASLACVDAVCVFGEVTAARFLSLAQPDIYAKGGDNTLDSINQEERRLVESLGGRVEIVPGLPGRSTTGLVDRIKAA